CTGACaggaacctgctccaggtgggctcctctctcccagcttccACAAGCGCTGCTAGGATCCCACTGCGGCACTGGCTTGTCCCGGGCTCACggcttcctttgggaatggctCTGCTCCCGGATGGCATGCTGCAGAGAATGCAGGTAGATTTTGTGCTCCCTCCTGGCATGCAGGTGGACAAGAAAGCCTGATCCAGCCCCCCCTCAGCCCATGTCCGGCTGTGTCACTGGGGCGGGGGAActttgggagcagccccagccctgctgcacaaatccacagggagctgggatttttccaagtctCGTGTCTCCGTTGTGCCGTACTCCCAAAGAAGCAGCACCCCCTCCCGATGAACACGGCGAGTTACGCGGATGCTTGTCAGCTCCACTGCCTGCCTAGAAATCTGGGAACTGCTTCTACATGCTGCTCCCTTCAGCTCTTGGGCACCgactgacacagagctgggaaacaaatcccctggctgctggctgacaAGGTGACTTCCGCCAGAGTCAGAGCTCCGTGGGAAATCTCTATCCACGCCTGTCCTTTGAATAGATCCGCACACGGGGTGCGCAGGGACGTGTCCTgtatggaaaggaaggagtgtGCCAGCACCGTGACTGACACTTTCCCTCTCCGTGTGCGTTGCAGAGCCACGGGTACACAGACGTGATGGAAACCCTcgcacagccagagccttctgtccctgcagaacGGAGCGCGGCGGGTGGGGGCGGTTGGTGGGCAGCGAGTCCCGGACAGCGGGCGAGATCCggctccacagctgccaggccccGCTAAGGCTTAATGCCGCCTCCTCGGCAACAGGAAAGGCCTTCAGCCTCGTCcctgcccagaggagcagcgctggcctggctgcacagctccttttccccacagGTCACAGGAGATGAGATCACAATGCTTGCAAACACCGACTGcgagccacagctctgggtgctcacCATGAACCTCAGCTCTGCGAGCGCTGTCTGCCCCAGGCTCCAGGGGATGCAgtgggagcccggctgggctctgccctgggaccatcctccagggacagctgcacacagggagcaTTTGGTTGCCACAAAGAGCcaggccatggctgcagggagctgctccaggtgcggcctgcactgctgtgtgctgcgctctggggctgctgctccccacagagGGGACTGCCCTGGGgtgccagaggagacaaagaagcTCCATCTTAAGCCTAACTgggctgggtggctgggctgggaagagtgGCGAGAGTCAAgggcattcacagagctcatcctgctctgtgaagaacgaggaaaagggagtgggaagccagcagtgagcagagctgaggcctggagagcagctctgaatgaCACCCAAATCTCACCAGACCTctgagacattgctgttcttcagccagTGACTACATGAGTCCCTAAACCTGGGGCTCGCTCTTCCTCGTGGCCAGGGGCATCAAGGAAGGCTACAGTGCAATGGGGactgcagtgagctgggaactcactgggggaaagagggagcacttgtggagcaaaaggcaggtgggggagagaactgttcagagaagggctgagcttcAGCTTGAGCAAGCTGAAAAACGTCATTGGGGGTCATCCCAgactgatttcatttcagaagttacTGAACAAGTTTGTTATTGGGGGGTGTCATATTTTCCCCTGGAGGTGCACGCTCTGCAAACGTGAGCTGCACTGCCGAGCTGCTCGGGcacgtctctgctgcaggtcacggcgtttcttctttggcttctcgtggccccggggctgagccgcagcagagccctggcggagcccagagcagcctcagcatccacagagcccGGCTGCAAGGAGGCAAAGCAGAAAGCGCCCGTCAGCTGAAGGCTCCCGttccccttgtcccagccgcccgcggtgcccaggccgtgctggccgtgctcagagcgctgcccaaagctgcccagcattgctgcctctggcaggagagcaggagggcaggacacgtgcccagcctgcagccggccgtggcacagccacctcctcagcagctgcccagagcgggatgctgCTGCGCTCGCTGCCGTCTCCCAAAAGCCCTTATCCCAGCCGTGCCAAGAGGACGGGCACCCACCTCACGCCTCCCGCcgccagaagaaaagctgctcccaaacgctgtcctcagccttctccaagggCACGTCCCACCCACGCCGCAGCTGCTCCCGAGCACTTCGCCATCCGGACCCGACAGCACCTAGAacgcttcctttggaaaaacaaaccataaatcaatgaaaagagattacagacaaaaaggggaaacaaggaaaaaggtaaaaaatcttctctctgctggggccTTGAGGAAGGCCCAAGCCCGCCATgcgagggaaaaacccacccacgggccagggcagcccacgctttctgccttccccctgcactgcccccaaAAGTCATGCTGAGCCCAAAGCCAACAAGGGCAGTGGAGTAGCCCAAGCCCTTCCTtgcctgcagagcaaagcagcccatgcacagcttctgctgtccaacctctgctcccaccatggGGCTTGCTTTGTGTCGGGccggctgccccagccccaacGTGGGGcacggtgggtgctgggggctgttggcagggccaggagcagactcccagttcaaaaccagcccagcctatccccccagccctgccaaaaagcagcttggcagccgaCTGAAGAATTGGTTGCAtccgccccagcaaaggggggaacctttgcttcccggcCAGGCTGTGCAATGCACAAATCTGGGAGCAGCCCCCTGCGTGTGGACTCATCTGCAAATTCGCCgtggagcctggctttggagaagGTGCCACAATTGAagtccatcatcttcagcttgccaGGTGGAGGAAGAGCTTGTCATCCTTGATGTCACcctccatgtctccagcagcagcagccgcacctggcacagcttctccaggggcttcttcttccctggggctggagcaggctgtcagtgctctgcccagggccccggctgtcgctgaagcaggacaagcaaaagcagctggcatgggggccaccagtgctgggaagagcagctcagctccagcagcagggctgcgcgtgcccagctgaggagccctGCGCAGCGATTCAGGCAGGAcaaaaactctgcctttctttgctgcctcttgCCAAGGCACGTGTGCAGCTGGAACTTACCGGCTCCCTGGCTCAAAGCGTGCGTGTGGCTCTCTCCATTCTCCTACGGCACGCGAATATCCTGCATCCAAGGATCACAGGACAGGTCTTCTAATGAGGGCCTTTCCGAGGAGAGCACGGATAAACACCGTCGGATGAGATCCTGGCACTCTgcgcagagaaagcagaaagcaccagtcagttgcagaaggctcctgtccgctttgccccactcttgccatggccaggccgtgctgcctgtgctcagggctgtgcctaaACTTTGCcatcaattctttcttttggaggggagcaggacattgccacctcctcagcagctgccagggtggcatgctcctgagcccgctgctgtctcccagcactgctattcCCCCCGTGCTGCAGAGACGAGGATCCACCTGGAGAGAGCCGTCGTGGGAGCGAGAGCCGGCCCCAGgtgctgttccagcccctcctgaaaGGGTGCTCCCCGCAGACCATCTGGTGCAGCACGACGCCCAGGGACCAGACGGTCGCTGCCTCGCCGTGGTACCAGCCGAGGTGCGTCCATTCCGGGGGGCTGTAGGACGGTGTTCCTATGGAATAGAGATGGAGTTCTTCAGGGGgacgctgcctgctcccagagcctcaccccagcatccctgggcctGCGGGGGCCGCACCCGCTGCCCTCTCGCCAGCACCGGGGACTTGTGTCCAAACTGGGGGTTGGAAAAGAAGCCGCTGGTGTCGCAAGAGGGCAGCggaagccctggcaaggcccgagcattccatgcaaaggaaaaacgcacttggtgctggggaaaaaccacgctttcatcctccctgcctgcactgccccagAAACCATTCttaagccaaggcaagcgcgGGCAGCAGAGCGGTCCGAGCCCTGTCTCGCCTGCACACCAAacgggctggagcacaggttcTGGCCCCCCCTCTCTGCTACCCCCACCCACGGGTGTTTCTGTggcgctggctgccccagccccagcgccagtcctgggcagagtggctggcaaaggctgccagcagggctggaagatggGCCCTCAGCCAGCGCCgctcaaaagcagctcagctgaagaCTCCGGCTGCCATGACTGGCAGCAAAAGGGACGATCCCCCGGGCCACAGCCGGCTTGGGCTGTGAGCTCTTGGGCTCTGAGATGCCGCTACCAGGAGCCTCCCCCTGCGTGGGCTCACCTGCAAAGCTGGTGTAGGCTGCGGCTTGCAGGTAGGTGCCACAGCCAAAGTCGATGAGTTTGGCCTGCCCGGTGGCCAGGTCAACCAGGATGTTCTCTGGTTTGATGTCCCGGTGCAGGACCCCGCAGCTGGCGCAGTGCCGCacggcctccagcacctggcgGAACAGGTGCCGCGCCACCTCCTCGCACAGGAAGCCCCGTGCCCAAATGAAGTGCAGGAGGTCCTGAGACCGCTCCGGGCGCTCCAGCACCATCACCACGTTGCTGGGGAGCTCCAGCCACTCGTGGAGCTGGACGATGCCGGGGAAGCCAGCGGacaccttgtccagcagcacgATCTCCAGTGGTGCTCGGGTGCCGtcgggctgtgggaggagcacGATGCCGTCAGCGGGGCCGATGCCGTGCCGGGGCTCGGCAAGCCCTCAGCCAGCCGGGGACGCTCTGCGCGCTCCGCTGGCCCCACGGCCGCTCTCCCTCGAGGCGTTCTGGCGGCTTCCACCCTGCCGGGCCTCGGCTCATCCCCGCCCGTCGCGCCccggcttctcccgctgcccctcgctcactcaccagctggCCCCAATGGTGGATGCGGTTCCGTGGCACCcgtttgatggccacctgcaaggCAAGGGGAGCAGCGGGCTGAGCTCGCCGCCCGCCGTGCCGAGCCCcgtgctccttctcctcctcctttgccccccgcctcctgcgcccgccgccggccccgccactcACCGGGGCGCCGTCCGAGAGCCGCGTCGCCGCGAAGACGCTGCCGAAGCCGCCGCGCCCCAGCAGCGAACCCAGCCGGTAccgctccttcaggccctgctgcgCCTTCCCTGCCGGCGAGACGCGGCCGTCAGCGCTCGGCCCGGGGCCAGGAACGGCCGCCGAGCGCCGCTcaaccgccccgggccggccaTGTCCACATGTTGGCTCTTTTGAAGCGGACACCGGCGGCTCCGGCGGctcggggccggcggccgcgcTCAAGAGCGGCGGACTTCGGAGCGGGGAAGACGCtgcggaggcggcgggagcggccgcgccgcctGTGTCCCCGGCGGGCCCCGGCAGGAGCCGAGGCCGGGGTCGGGGTGGGGGTAggggtcggggtcggggtcgggccagccggagccaggggctggcgatggtgcccaggagccaggcactgaTGCCCGCCCAGCAGCGCCACAGCCAGGACGGCGAGAGCCGGGCGGAGGCGGGACCGCGGCGGgacgcccgggggcggggagggggcagccccgcccggggccgggggcgggccgggggcatgGCCCGGCCGGgcgtggggagagggaggccgcGGGAGGGGGGGTTGGGGAACGAAAGGGAGAGCGGGAGAGGGTGCGAgacactgggagagggagaggaggagcaggagaagggacgcAGAGGGTTCGTGGACTcgctgctcttgtgctgctcttgtgctgctgctgccgctgctgccgctgctgccgctgctgccgctgccgctgaagcgctgggagcgtttgtccgcgtgtccgtgtgtccggtGCCCGTTTGTCCGTTCCCCCCCGCGCGCCCcacggccgagccccgcgcgccccggggcagcacgggccgctccgctccggggCCGAGGCGGAGTCCcggagcatctcttcctcccgcaGCCACAGCAAACCCGCTCGGCCATTGGGAGCATTTTTGCACACGTTTCCCTTTGAAGGGCTCCTCTCTACCCCCATTTCCAAGGAGTCTCCCTGGGGttttggcacctgcagcgacaGGGCAGCGATTGGGCTCCAAACTTCAAGAAacacatggaggggctggagcatgtccagagatgggaatggagctggggaagggtctggaggacttctgaggggcagctgagggatctgagggggctgagcctggaggaaaggaggctcaggggggacctggCTCTCTCCAAGTCCCTTACAGGagagggcagccaggagggctggggctctgctcccaagggaaaggacgagaggaaatggcctcgggGGAACCTTTGGGGTGGATGGTGGGGAAATTCTCATCCTCCATGTCTCGacagagggggagggggggaggggtggggcacgacctggggacacgggggtggtgacggtgggctggggacacgggaaaGGGCACGGGAAAGGGCACGGGAAGCCAAAGCCCCGCTGAGCGCTGGCGCTGGGCTGGCGCGGGGTGAGCCGgcagcagggccccacagccctgagggacTCGCCCTGACGCCCGGGGAGTATTGATCCTGGTCTCTAAAAAATGACACTCaataaaataccattaaaagatgcctccttctccttctcctcctcccccatcccttctcctgctccccccgggCCCAGTGCCCACCCTTGGCCCCCCGTTTTCCCAGCGCGGTCGCATccggcgggaggagccgggatggAGTCGGGGCAGgtcgggctggggcagggctgggctgtgggcccgGCCTGGGAGCCCCCCACGCGCCCCCTCCTCAAATTCCCCtggcggggggcgctgggggcgagggggggcGCAGGTGGGGTCCGGgtggggagcgccgggcgctgcgggtctgcctggcaactggtgAGTCACCAGCGCCGCGCGCTCTGATTGCCTGAAGGTTGTTCAGCGCCTTCTCTGATTATCTGATACTCGCGGGCAATTTTGGTTGGTcggtgggggctgtggggcggcTTAGGGGGGGGGCCTCTGCGCCTTTGGGGTTCGCTGGGTGCCGATTTGGGGTTGAGGCGCCTCCCAAGGACCCCCCCGGGGGGGCGACACAAGGGTGACAcacgggggtccccattcccgatccatcCTGGGGCCGGTTCCGCCCCCTCCACTCTCGGTCCCCGCGCGGGATCCCCCaaagtcccttcccactgtTCCCCAATCAACGGGACCGGGGCGAACTGGGAAGCcttcctgggaacactgggagcagccgggcaggggcagagtgacagcggggctgggggggacacacgaccccccaaaatcagttCAGTGCCGCAGCGTGTTGTGCACAATGTATATGCTGACAAGAGAAGGGGGTGCTTTTGGAACGTGTT
The nucleotide sequence above comes from Corvus hawaiiensis isolate bCorHaw1 unplaced genomic scaffold, bCorHaw1.pri.cur scaffold_60_ctg1, whole genome shotgun sequence. Encoded proteins:
- the LOC125321091 gene encoding serine/threonine-protein kinase pim-1-like → MSADSAQEKAKRSAGAAPVVCEHPPLLSAAAGPEPPEPPVSASKEPTCGHGRPGAVERRSAAVPGPGPSADGRVSPAGKAQQGLKERYRLGSLLGRGGFGSVFAATRLSDGAPVAIKRVPRNRIHHWGQLPDGTRAPLEIVLLDKVSAGFPGIVQLHEWLELPSNVVMVLERPERSQDLLHFIWARGFLCEEVARHLFRQVLEAVRHCASCGVLHRDIKPENILVDLATGQAKLIDFGCGTYLQAAAYTSFAGTPSYSPPEWTHLGWYHGEAATVWSLGVVLHQMVCGEHPFRRGWNSTWGRLSLPRRLSPECQDLIRRCLSVLSSERPSLEDLSCDPWMQDIRVP